A window of the Proteus terrae subsp. cibarius genome harbors these coding sequences:
- a CDS encoding YacL family protein, with product MDYEFQRDLTGGILARFSMDHEAIGYWLNDEIQGDISLIDQILEEMEGIKGSERQWELIGKEYSLSIDDEEVMVRANTLHFETDEMEEGMSYYDNESISFCGLDDFATMLQKYRLFILENRRN from the coding sequence ATGGATTATGAATTTCAGCGAGATCTCACTGGCGGTATACTAGCCCGTTTTTCGATGGATCATGAAGCAATAGGCTATTGGCTAAATGATGAAATTCAGGGCGACATTAGTCTTATCGATCAAATTCTTGAAGAAATGGAAGGTATTAAAGGTAGTGAAAGACAGTGGGAACTTATCGGTAAAGAATACAGTCTTTCTATTGATGACGAAGAAGTGATGGTTAGAGCTAATACCTTGCATTTTGAAACAGATGAAATGGAAGAAGGAATGAGCTATTACGATAACGAAAGCATCTCTTTTTGTGGTTTAGATGATTTTGCTACTATGTTACAAAAATATCGGTTATTTATTCTGGAAAATAGAAGGAATTAA
- the acnB gene encoding bifunctional aconitate hydratase 2/2-methylisocitrate dehydratase — protein MLVEYRKHVAERAAEGVVPKPLDATQTAALVELLKNPPKGEEEFLLDLIVNRVPPGVDEAAYVKAGFLTALAKGETTSPLITPEKAVELLGTMQGGYNIHALIGSLDNDKLAPIAAKALSHTLLMFDNFYDVEEKAKAGNVYAKQIMQSWADAQWFTERPELAEKITVTVFKVTGETNTDDLSPAPDAWSRPDIPLHALAMLKNAREGIEPDQPGSVGPIKQIEALNKKGFPLAYVGDVVGTGSSRKSATNSVLWFMGDDIPFVPNKRGGGVVLGGKIAPIFFNTMEDAGALPIEVDVSKLNMGDVIDIYPYKGEIRNHETNELLETFELKTEVLIDEVRAGGRIPLIIGRGLTSKARESLGLPVSTLFRHAKPVAESNRGFSLAQKMVGRACGRTGVRPGEYCEPKMTSVGSQDTTGPMTRDELKDLACLGFSADLVMQSFCHTAAYPKPVDVTTHHTLPDFIMNRGGVSLRPGDGIIHSWLNRMLLPDTVGTGGDSHTRFPIGISFPAGSGLVAFAAATGVMPLDMPESVLVRFKGEMQPGVTLRDLVHAIPYYAIQDGLLTVEKKGKKNIFSGRILEIEGLPELKVEQAFELADASAERSAAGCTIKLDKAPIIEYLQSNIILLKWMIAEGYGDRRTIERRITSMEKWLKDPQLLEADTDAEYAAVIEIDLNEIKEPILCAPNDPDDARLLSEVANSKIDEVFIGSCMTNIGHFRAAGKLLDQHKGQLPTRLWVAPPTKMDAAQLTEEGYYSVFGKSGARIEVPGCSLCMGNQARVADGATVVSTSTRNFPNRLGTGANVYLASAELAAVASLLGRLPEPQEYLDFMNKVDETAEDTYRYLNFDQLEQYTDKADQVIFQTMV, from the coding sequence GTGCTAGTAGAATACCGTAAGCACGTAGCAGAGCGTGCAGCTGAAGGTGTCGTTCCAAAACCTCTCGATGCCACACAAACAGCCGCACTTGTTGAGCTATTAAAAAATCCCCCTAAAGGTGAAGAAGAATTTCTTCTTGATTTAATTGTTAACCGCGTTCCACCCGGAGTTGATGAAGCTGCCTATGTTAAGGCGGGTTTTTTAACTGCCCTCGCGAAAGGCGAAACCACATCACCTCTTATCACTCCAGAAAAAGCAGTTGAATTATTAGGTACCATGCAAGGTGGCTATAATATTCATGCTTTAATTGGATCTCTGGACAACGATAAATTAGCGCCAATAGCAGCTAAAGCTCTTTCTCATACATTACTGATGTTTGATAACTTCTATGATGTTGAAGAAAAAGCTAAAGCAGGTAACGTTTACGCTAAGCAAATTATGCAATCTTGGGCTGATGCTCAGTGGTTTACCGAGCGCCCAGAATTAGCAGAAAAAATTACGGTTACCGTATTTAAAGTCACGGGTGAAACTAATACTGATGACTTATCTCCAGCACCTGATGCTTGGTCTCGTCCTGATATTCCATTACATGCTTTAGCAATGCTGAAAAATGCACGCGAAGGTATTGAACCAGATCAACCAGGTAGTGTTGGCCCTATCAAACAAATCGAAGCGTTAAATAAAAAAGGCTTCCCTTTGGCTTATGTTGGTGACGTTGTAGGTACTGGCTCATCACGTAAATCAGCAACTAACTCTGTGCTTTGGTTTATGGGAGACGATATTCCTTTCGTTCCTAATAAACGCGGTGGTGGTGTTGTTCTTGGTGGCAAAATCGCGCCTATCTTCTTTAATACTATGGAAGATGCAGGTGCACTCCCTATCGAAGTTGATGTTTCTAAATTAAATATGGGTGATGTTATTGATATTTACCCATACAAAGGTGAAATTCGTAACCATGAAACGAATGAGTTACTGGAAACCTTTGAACTGAAAACCGAAGTATTAATTGATGAAGTTCGTGCTGGTGGCCGTATTCCATTGATTATTGGTCGTGGATTAACGTCTAAAGCGCGTGAATCACTAGGTTTACCTGTTAGCACACTGTTCCGCCATGCTAAACCTGTTGCAGAAAGCAACCGTGGTTTCTCGCTAGCTCAGAAAATGGTAGGCCGTGCTTGTGGCCGTACAGGTGTTCGCCCTGGCGAATATTGCGAGCCAAAAATGACTTCAGTAGGTTCACAAGATACAACAGGCCCAATGACTCGTGATGAGCTAAAAGACTTGGCGTGTCTTGGTTTCTCTGCTGATTTAGTGATGCAATCATTTTGTCATACTGCAGCTTATCCAAAACCGGTAGACGTTACAACGCATCACACTTTGCCTGACTTTATTATGAACCGTGGTGGTGTTTCACTGCGTCCGGGCGATGGCATTATCCACTCATGGTTAAACCGTATGTTACTACCTGATACTGTCGGTACAGGCGGTGACTCGCATACTCGTTTCCCTATTGGTATCTCATTCCCAGCTGGTTCAGGCCTAGTAGCTTTTGCTGCGGCAACTGGGGTAATGCCATTAGATATGCCAGAATCTGTTCTGGTACGTTTTAAAGGCGAAATGCAACCGGGTGTGACACTGCGTGATTTAGTTCATGCTATTCCTTATTACGCAATTCAAGATGGTTTACTGACAGTTGAGAAAAAAGGTAAGAAGAATATTTTCTCTGGTCGTATTCTTGAGATTGAAGGCTTACCAGAACTGAAAGTAGAACAAGCATTTGAGCTTGCTGATGCATCAGCAGAACGTTCAGCGGCGGGTTGTACTATTAAACTGGATAAAGCGCCAATTATTGAGTACCTGCAATCTAATATCATTTTGCTGAAATGGATGATAGCTGAAGGTTATGGCGATCGTCGTACTATTGAACGTCGTATCACTTCAATGGAAAAGTGGTTGAAAGATCCGCAATTACTTGAAGCTGATACAGATGCAGAATATGCAGCAGTGATCGAAATTGATTTAAATGAGATCAAAGAGCCAATTCTATGTGCGCCTAACGATCCAGATGATGCTCGCTTATTATCTGAAGTTGCAAATAGCAAAATTGATGAAGTATTTATTGGCTCTTGTATGACCAATATTGGTCACTTCCGTGCTGCAGGTAAACTGCTTGATCAACACAAAGGTCAATTACCAACACGTTTATGGGTTGCTCCACCAACAAAAATGGATGCAGCGCAATTAACGGAAGAGGGCTATTATAGCGTCTTTGGTAAGAGTGGAGCACGTATCGAAGTGCCGGGTTGTTCACTATGTATGGGTAACCAAGCGCGTGTTGCTGATGGTGCAACTGTCGTTTCAACATCGACACGTAACTTCCCTAACCGCTTGGGCACAGGTGCTAATGTGTATCTTGCTTCTGCGGAACTTGCGGCAGTGGCTTCATTATTAGGTCGTTTACCAGAGCCTCAAGAGTATCTGGATTTCATGAATAAAGTGGATGAAACCGCAGAAGATACTTATCGTTATCTAAACTTTGACCAACTAGAGCAATATACCGATAAAGCAGACCAAGTTATTTTTCAAACAATGGTTTAA
- a CDS encoding anti-virulence regulator CigR family protein, whose amino-acid sequence MMSKHTSFRFFLLLFMVSFSLGSLANPPHGNGNGNGKARHYQNNNHINSNKNDGLSSEIMINSNGLVSVSLTYKDARILAIKNNIVGYQSLPPGIAKNLVRGKPLPPGIMKKNIPNNMLNQLPYYQGYEWKIVGNDLVLVAIGTSIIAAVINHVFD is encoded by the coding sequence ATGATGAGCAAACACACTTCTTTTCGTTTTTTTCTATTGTTGTTTATGGTGAGCTTTTCTTTAGGCTCTTTAGCTAATCCTCCCCATGGGAATGGGAATGGGAATGGGAAAGCACGACATTATCAGAATAATAACCATATAAACTCTAATAAAAACGATGGGCTATCATCTGAAATAATGATTAATAGTAATGGGCTAGTGTCTGTTTCTTTAACTTATAAAGATGCAAGGATCTTAGCCATAAAAAATAATATTGTTGGTTATCAATCTCTGCCACCGGGTATAGCTAAAAATTTAGTCAGAGGGAAACCACTCCCTCCTGGGATCATGAAAAAAAACATCCCAAATAATATGTTAAATCAATTACCATATTATCAAGGGTATGAATGGAAAATAGTAGGAAATGATTTGGTTTTAGTGGCAATTGGAACATCTATAATTGCAGCTGTGATCAATCATGTATTTGATTAA